The DNA segment CCAAGGGCCAATCAGCCATTGAAATCGCACACACACAAATAAAGGCGCCAGTCCCGTGCGGAACTGACGCCTGGAATAAGAAAGCGGGGCCGGTGTGAGGGCACCGGCCCCGGTGGACGATGCAGCGATGCGAGCAGGATCGCAGCCCGGCCAGAAGGATCTCCTCCTCCCGTATGGGCGAGAGGGAGTGCTAGGGAACTGTGGCGCCCGCAGGCGCCGGATCCTGGTGGCGGATCAGTGACGACGATCCGGCCGGACCAGGCCCAGTTTTTCGATTCGGTAGCGCAGCATGTCCCGCGTCAGGCCCAGCAGGCGGGCGGACTTGGTGACGTTCCAGTCGGTCTTGTCGAGCATCTTGATGACCATGTCCCGCTCGGCCTCGGGCTCACCGGCGTTGTCATTGCCATTGCCATTGGCATGGGTGCGGTAGTGGCCGGTGGCGTCTTCCACCAGGCTCGGGCAGATGTGCAGCTGGGCGGCGGTCACCAGGCTGTTCTGGGCCAGCAGCACGGTCTGCTCCAGCATATTGCGCAGCTCGCGCACGTTGCCCGGCCAGCTGTAGCTCTGCAGCAGGTGTTCGGCTTCGGCGGAGAACTGCAGCCCCGTCTTGCCGTAACGCTTGCCGTGCTGTTTGAGAAAGTGCCGGGCGAGCAGCAGGACGTCGTCGCCACGGGCGTACAGGCGCGGCACGCAAATGGAGATGATGCGCAAGCGGAAGAACAGGTCCCGGCGGAACTTGCCCTGCTGCACCATCTGTTCGAGGTTGCAGTTGGTGGCGCTGATGATGCGCAGGTTGACCTTGCGCTCCTTCACCGAGCCGATACGGCGAATGGTGCGGTCTTCCAGCAGCTTGAGCAGCTTGGCCTGCAACGCCAGGTCCATCTCGCCCACTTCGTCGAGGAACAGGGTGCCGCCATCGGCCGCTTCCACCAGACCCAGGCGACGGTCCTTGGCATCGGTGAAGGCGCCCTTCTCGTGGCCGAAGAGTTCGGCCTCCAGCAGGTGTGCGGGAATCGACGCGCAGTTGAATTCGACAAAGGGCCCACGGCACCGCGCGCCATCGAAGTGAAGGGCGCGGGCGATGAGTTCCTTGCCGGTGCCGGTTTCGCCCTCCACCAGCACGGCAGGCAGTTCGGCATTGGCCATGCGGCTTTCGGCATCCAGCAACTGGCGCACCATGGATTTGACTTCGAGCATGGCCGTCGACTCGCCGATCAGCGCCGCCAGCCCGGCATCCTGCGCCGCGCGGGTCTGGTAGAAGTCCAGCTTGTGCTCCAGGCGCTGGGCCTCCAGAGCCTTGTCCAGCAGCAGCTTGAGCTCGGCCAGGGCAACCGGCTTGGTCAGGTAGTGGAAGGCGCCCGCCTTCATCGCCTGCACCGCGTCTTCGATGTTGCCGTAGCCGGTCATCATGATCGGCTTGATCTGCGGCGCGCGGGCGCTGACCTGGCGGATCAGCTCATGGCCACTCATGCCGGGCAGGGAGTTGTCGGTGAGCAGCACGTCGGGCACCTGCTGCTCCAGCAGTTCCAGGGCCTCTTCCGCCGAGTGGCACACCATGGCCTCGATGTTCTTGCGCACGAGGTAGGTCTGGATGTTGCCGGCCAGCAACTCGTCGTCTTCGACGATCAGGACGCTATGTTCCATCAGCCTCGCCCTCCCGCGACCTTGAAGTTCAGGCAGATGCGCGTGCCTTCGCGCTCGCGGCTGGTCAGGCTGACCTTGCCGCCGAAGCGCTCCATGATCCGCTTGACCATGACCAGGCCCACGCCCAGCCCACCCTGCTTGGTGGTGTAGTAGGGCTTGAACGCCATGGTTTCCTGCTTGCGCGACATGCCCTGGCCGGTATCGGTAATGGCCAGCAGCAGGCGCCTGCCACTGCTGTCCGGACGCAGTTCGACGCGCAGCAAGCCACCACCGGGCATGGCTTCGATGGCATTGGCGAACAGGCTGTTGAGCACCTGGGCCAGCAGCACCCGATGGCTGACCACCGCCGGTGCGGCTTCGGCCTGGAATTCCACGCGTATGCCGGAATGGCGGATCTGCTGTTCGAAGCCGCGCAGCGTCTCGTTGATCACCGCCACCGGCTCCACCACTTCGGAATCACCGGACAGCGGGCGGGCCGAAATGAGCAGCTCACGTACCCACTTCGACATGCGGTCGACCTGGCTGATGATGTCGTCGACGTTCTTGCGCACCGGGGGCTCCACCAGCTCCCGGGCCAGCTCGGCACTGGAACGGATCGCGGCCAGCGGGTTGCGCA comes from the Pseudomonas sp. TCU-HL1 genome and includes:
- a CDS encoding sigma-54-dependent transcriptional regulator; protein product: MEHSVLIVEDDELLAGNIQTYLVRKNIEAMVCHSAEEALELLEQQVPDVLLTDNSLPGMSGHELIRQVSARAPQIKPIMMTGYGNIEDAVQAMKAGAFHYLTKPVALAELKLLLDKALEAQRLEHKLDFYQTRAAQDAGLAALIGESTAMLEVKSMVRQLLDAESRMANAELPAVLVEGETGTGKELIARALHFDGARCRGPFVEFNCASIPAHLLEAELFGHEKGAFTDAKDRRLGLVEAADGGTLFLDEVGEMDLALQAKLLKLLEDRTIRRIGSVKERKVNLRIISATNCNLEQMVQQGKFRRDLFFRLRIISICVPRLYARGDDVLLLARHFLKQHGKRYGKTGLQFSAEAEHLLQSYSWPGNVRELRNMLEQTVLLAQNSLVTAAQLHICPSLVEDATGHYRTHANGNGNDNAGEPEAERDMVIKMLDKTDWNVTKSARLLGLTRDMLRYRIEKLGLVRPDRRH